The proteins below are encoded in one region of Thioalkalivibrio sp. K90mix:
- the pilB gene encoding type IV-A pilus assembly ATPase PilB, with the protein MPNTTTAPRLPGLAKRLVDAGLIAEDIAAQIAEESRAQQTPLMPLLASKGQVSEARLAEAAAEEFGLPVLDLSCFEPELLPKDHLNEKLIQKHHALPIMQRGNRLYIAVSDPTNLGATDEFKFATGMPVEAVLVEGHKLDRLIESALSAASSLMDDLGDDDLENLAIESGGGDDGDTSDAADAVDDAPVVRFVNKVLMDAINRKASDIHLEPFEKDFRVRFRIDGVLHEIAHPPNTLAPRITARVKVMSRMDIAERRVPQDGRIKLKLSRTRAIDFRVSTLPTLYGEKIVMRILDPSSTQIGIDQLGYEEHQKEAYLQALKRPYGMILVTGPTGSGKTVSLYTGLGILNTADRNISTAEDPSEINMPGVNQVNVNPKVGLTFASALRAFLRQDPDVIMVGEIRDLETAEIAIKAAQTGHLVLSTLHTNDAPQTLTRLANMGVPPYNIASSILLIIAQRLARRLCPNCKEPEDLPEEVLRKEGFTDADIQAGVTAYRAVGCDQCTNGYKGRVGIYQVMPISEEMQRGILEGYNSMQLAQQAAKEGVEDLRRAGLVKVLAGMTSLEEVNRVTKD; encoded by the coding sequence ATGCCCAACACGACAACGGCGCCCCGCCTGCCGGGTCTGGCCAAGCGTCTCGTGGACGCCGGCCTGATTGCGGAAGATATCGCTGCCCAGATCGCCGAGGAATCGCGCGCTCAGCAGACCCCTTTGATGCCCCTGCTCGCCAGCAAGGGGCAGGTCTCCGAGGCCCGCCTGGCCGAGGCCGCGGCCGAGGAGTTCGGCCTCCCGGTACTGGATTTGTCGTGCTTTGAACCCGAGCTGCTGCCCAAGGATCACCTGAACGAGAAGCTGATCCAGAAACACCACGCCCTGCCGATCATGCAGCGCGGCAACCGCCTGTATATCGCGGTATCCGACCCCACCAACCTGGGGGCCACCGACGAGTTCAAGTTCGCGACCGGGATGCCGGTGGAGGCCGTACTGGTCGAGGGGCACAAGCTCGACCGCCTGATCGAAAGCGCCCTGAGCGCTGCGTCGTCGCTGATGGACGACCTGGGCGACGACGATCTCGAAAACCTGGCCATCGAATCGGGTGGCGGCGATGACGGCGACACTTCGGACGCCGCCGACGCGGTGGACGACGCGCCCGTGGTGCGCTTCGTCAACAAGGTGCTGATGGACGCGATCAACCGCAAGGCGTCGGACATCCACCTCGAGCCGTTCGAGAAGGATTTCCGCGTGCGCTTTCGCATCGACGGCGTGCTGCACGAGATCGCCCACCCGCCGAACACCCTGGCGCCACGCATCACCGCGCGGGTCAAGGTCATGTCGCGCATGGACATCGCCGAGCGGCGGGTCCCGCAGGATGGGCGCATCAAGCTGAAGCTCTCGCGCACGCGAGCGATCGATTTTCGTGTCAGCACACTGCCCACACTGTACGGCGAAAAGATCGTAATGCGTATCCTCGACCCGAGCAGCACCCAGATCGGGATCGATCAGCTCGGCTACGAGGAGCACCAGAAGGAGGCCTACCTCCAGGCGCTCAAGCGACCCTACGGGATGATCCTGGTCACCGGGCCGACCGGCTCGGGTAAAACGGTGTCGCTGTACACCGGCCTTGGGATCCTGAACACGGCCGACCGCAACATCTCCACCGCGGAAGACCCCTCGGAAATCAACATGCCCGGGGTCAACCAGGTCAACGTGAACCCGAAGGTCGGGCTGACCTTCGCCAGCGCGCTACGCGCCTTCCTGCGTCAGGATCCGGACGTGATCATGGTGGGGGAGATCCGCGACCTCGAGACCGCGGAGATCGCGATCAAGGCGGCGCAGACAGGGCACCTGGTGCTCTCCACGCTGCATACCAACGATGCCCCGCAGACCCTGACCCGACTGGCGAACATGGGGGTACCCCCCTACAACATCGCCTCCTCGATCCTGCTGATCATCGCTCAGCGCCTGGCGCGCCGGCTGTGCCCGAACTGCAAGGAACCGGAGGATCTCCCGGAAGAGGTCCTGCGCAAGGAGGGCTTCACCGACGCCGACATTCAGGCCGGCGTAACCGCGTATCGAGCAGTGGGCTGCGATCAGTGCACGAACGGCTACAAGGGGCGGGTCGGCATCTATCAGGTCATGCCGATCAGCGAAGAGATGCAGCGCGGGATCCTGGAGGGCTACAACTCCATGCAGCTGGCTCAACAGGCCGCAAAGGAAGGGGTCGAGGACCTGCGTCGCGCCGGCCTGGTAAAGGTTCTGGCAGGGATGACCAGCCTCGAGGAAGTTAACCGCGTGACCAAGGACTAG